The Gossypium hirsutum isolate 1008001.06 chromosome A13, Gossypium_hirsutum_v2.1, whole genome shotgun sequence nucleotide sequence GGTAATGGTGCCTCTCAGATATAAACAGTTCATGGATGATTTGACGTTTCTGGTTGAATCTGGGGAAGTACTGATGTCCAGGATAGATGATGCCGTTGAACGAATATTGAGAGTGAAATTTGTTTCCGGTCTTTTCGAATATCCCTTCTCCGATAGATCTCTGCTGGATATAGTTGGCTGCAAGGTAAATATTGCAGAATTTAGCATCTGATAACTGAACTTTTGGAACATGGTTTTGAAGgaaattttttttccaacatttttcCAAGAATTTATTGCAATTAGTTCAACAGTAAGCGGCCGAGTTTCCGAGACTCGGTATGTTTGCTTGTTAGGAGAAACATGTTTGCTACTTTTTATTAGGTAAATGTTTCAAAGGCAACCAAAGTCCTTGTTGATTTTATACTGTTGAAAGGATGGTCCTGATATTCTGATTTTCCTGCAGCTACACAGGGAACTAGCTCGTGAAGCAGTTCGCAAATCCTTGGTTCTATTAAAAAACGGAAAGAACCCTGAAAATCCGTTTCTTCCATTAGACCGAACTGCTAAAAGAATTCTTGTTGCTGGCTCACACGCTGACAATCTCGGGTACCAGTGCGGTGGTTGGACCAGTACCTGGTTTGGAGGCAGTGGTAGAATAACAATTGGTAAGTGGATATATATCGAGTTTCCTTTCTTCTTATCTGTTTTTTTGCTTCTCTATTGTTTCTGAAAGTCAATTAACCGATCACTTATTTATAGAACCATACCATTTATCAACAAAATGCATGCATAGACATCTAATAACCAATAACTTTGCTGCAACGAGAGAGATGGGACTTATTCCTGAGTTCATGTAGGCATTTGGATTGATgggttttcttttataatttaggCACCACCATCTTGGATGCCATTAGAGAATCTGCAGGAGACAAAACAGAGGTGATCTATGATGAATGCCCCTCAACAAACACCTTAGCAGGGCAGTACTCTTTTTCCATTGTAGTTGTAGGTGAACCACCTTATGCCGAAACTTTAGGCGACAACAAAGAGCTTGTAATCCCTTTTAATGGAAGTGATATAATCAGTTCCGTTGCCGAAAAAATCCCCACGTTGGCCATCTTGATATCTGGAAGACCCTTGGTTTTAGAACCtcaggttttggaaaaagttgatGCTTTCATCGCTGCTTGGTTGCCTGGAACTGAAGGGAGGGGAGTCACGGATGTTGTATTTGGAGATTTTGAATTTGAGGGTCGATTACCGATGACATGGTTTAGAAGCAAGGACCAGCTTCCAATGAATCCCGGACAAAATTCATATGACCCTTTGTTTCCGTTAGGGTTTGGATTGACATACAATAAGGAGAAGAAACCTCAAGAGTAAGCAACTTGTACTCTATTTATAGATCTTTTGTATAATGTATGTAAATGAGTGTGCTCAATCACATTGTCATTAGAACCCTACTGTTTAGGTGGAAACCCGATATTTATATTAGAGTTCAAGTAACATGGATCAGTTTTATTACCATCCCCTAGTGTTTGAATGTATGAAATAAGGTCTAGCTTGCCATTGGTTGTTGTGGTGGTTAAGAAAAGCTCTGTTTGTAAAAGGTGCTGTGAACAATGATGGTTTGTAATTTATGTTAGGCATTGCTATGAATAAACATATGTtatgaaaattaataatatatatgatatcaaatttAGCTCAAGCTTCAAACACGAAAGCTTGAGCCAAGCTTTGAGTCTCGAATTTCAAGTCTAACTCGAGCTTTTGAGCTTGGTTCAATTGCATCATACATGAAGGGGTACCAATTACACTAAAGgataattaacacataaaaacaAAGACTAActgaaaagtacaaaaattaaatccaCAATCCACAACTTATTCATAATAAGGACTAATAACGAAATTTGACCCTTAACAATAGAATCACCATAGCTGAAAAAATCACTCACTCAACATCATACCCTTTCTCTTGAAGCTCTGAAATAACTTCATTCCTCATCCTAAGCCAAAGCTTCATCGCTTCCTGTTCGAACTTCTTGTTCTGCATCTCTTTCTGATAATTAACCGAATCTTTATCGGTTTCTATTATCCCTTTCGGCCCAATCGTAGTTCCAATCATGCCTCCCTTAGCAACGAACTCTTCCATAGCCTCAGCATCACCGGGGTACGGAAACTCTCGCCGCTCATATAAATGGGCTAATTCCCTTTCTTCTTTTGGTCTAGGCTTCAACGTCCACCACCCTAGCGGCGACGTTTCGTTGTAAAGCCATGCAACGCCAAAGAGCGTGTAGGTGCATAGCAATGCCTTCCCGACTTGCTTCCAAAAGTAATGATCTTCTTTGCCTAATCCTATCTTTTTTAGATACTTGTCTGCGTCTATTGATTTTAACAATTGGAAACCTGGGGTTTTTGAGAAAAAGTAGTTTCGTTTAGGCATTTCATCGAACAGGTTGAATACAATCAATTGAGgtgaaaattgaatgaatttgtttaatattTGTCATTGAGATTTACCTGTTTTGGCTTCTTGATACCGTTTACGAACCATTGTTTGAAACCCAATCCAACGATCGAGGAATAGTTTGAGTCTTATCGTATGATAATTATGATCGGAGAAAGTTTAACTTTGTCTAATAGTTCAAGGTGATAATAAGATCATATCAGAAGATTGAACAGTTTTTTAATTTACCAAATTTATCCCTACACTTTTGTCAAATTTACGAGCATAATTCAATACTTCTGGATAAAAGAAGGGATAATTGGGTCATTTTATGAGATTAATAGCATTTACACGACGGCTACAACGATGAGGTTCGCAACACTTGTATCAGGTTAATTCCATCGAATATCCCCAAGCTAtcacaaatattttaagggtaaactgCTGCCAAAGTCCctaaactattagtaattttacattttggtcattcaacttcaaaaagatataaaattgtcactaaactatttgaaaattt carries:
- the LOC107943617 gene encoding uncharacterized protein — its product is MVRKRYQEAKTGFQLLKSIDADKYLKKIGLGKEDHYFWKQVGKALLCTYTLFGVAWLYNETSPLGWWTLKPRPKEERELAHLYERREFPYPGDAEAMEEFVAKGGMIGTTIGPKGIIETDKDSVNYQKEMQNKKFEQEAMKLWLRMRNEVISELQEKGYDVE